The region TGAACATGAGCGTCTTGTTCACGTGCAACTTTTATGGCGTATTCCATATTTCTTATGTCATTTAGAGCATCAAATATCCTGAAAACATCTACACCATTTTCGTAAGACTTTTCAACAAATTTTCTCACTATATCATCAGGATAATGTTTGTATCCTACCAGATTCTGTCCTCGAAGGAGCATTTGGAGGGGCGTCTTTGTTATTGTTTCTTTAAGGCTTCTAAGCCTTTCCCACGGATCTTCATTCAAATATCTTATGCAAGTATCAAATGTAGCACCGCCCCAGACCTCCATTGAGAAATATCCAACTTTATCCATTTCTTCAGCAATGGGCAACATGTCCCTTGTACGCATTCTGGTTGCAAGTAAAGATTGGTGTGCATCTCGAAATGCTGTTTCAATGATCTTTATCTTTTTCATAGTGACCCTCTCAATAAGCTTCAAAAAATTTAGTATCTCAATATATTTAGTCTTAAGTGACTTATAAATCATTTTAATTAATGAGCAGTGATTATTCAAATGTTTAAAGATAATACTCTTATTTGAATTTTGAAAAATTTTGAATAATAAAATAAATTTTAAATATAGAGATTTATTCTGATTTTTTGTTTATTAATTGGTAGAAATTAATATAATTTTTATATAAAATGTTTGATATTTTGAATTTTTGATTTTTTGTTATTAGAAAAATTTATATACAATGAAAACAAAACAATGATAGTCGGAAGTAGGAAACATACTTCCGATAAAGACTTTTTCAAAAATTATTAAAAATGGAGAAATAAAGAAAAAAAACAAAAGAATGAGGTCTATCATGGTAAGAAAAATAGCTATTTATGGAAAAGGTGGAATTGGAAAGTCCACAACACAACAAAACACAGCAGCCGCTATGGCTCATTTCCACGATAAAAATATAATGATTCATGGATGTGATCCAAAAGCAGACAGTACACGTCTGATTTTAGGTGGTAAAATGCAAACCACCATGATGGACACATTAAGAGAGGAAGGAGAAGAAGCCTGTACTCCTGAAAATGTTGTTGAAGCAGGATACAAAGGAATTAAATGTGTTGAATCTGGTGGTCCTGAACCTGGTGTTGGATGTGCTGGAAGGGGTGTGATCACCGCTATAACAATAATGGAAATGTATGGGGAATATGAAAAGGATTTAGACTTTGTATTCTTCGATGTTTTAGGTGATGTTGTATGCGGTGGATTTGCAATGCCTATACGGGATGGAAAAGCCTCAGAAATTTATATTGTGGCATCTGGGGAGATGATGGCGCTTTACGCTGCAAATAATATCTGTATTGGTATGGTAAAATACGCAGAACAGAGCGGAGTGAGACTTGGAGGAATCATCTGTAACAGTAGAAATGTAGATGGTGAAAAAGAACTGCTTAAAGAATTTTGTGAGAAAATAGGAACTCAAATGATTCACTTTGTTCCACGTGATAATATAGTTCAAAAAGCTGAATTCAATAAAAAATCGGTTGTAGAATTTGATGAGGACTGCAATCAGGCTAATGAATACAAAACACTTGGAGAAAAAATAATCGGCAATGATAATTTCGTCATTCCTAAACCAATGACCATGGATGAACTGGAAGATCTGGTTTTAAAATATGGTTTAATTGATTAATTAACAGCACTGGAGAGTTAAAAATGAAGATGATTCGCGCAATTGTGCGCCCGGATAAAGCAGAAGAAGTCGTAGATTCCCTGGCAGAAGCAGGTTATGTTGCCCTTACAAAAATGGATGTTATTGGGAGAGGTAAACAGAAGGGAATTCAAGTAGATAAAATCTATTACGACGAATTACCTAAAACAATGCTCCTTCTGGTTGCAGAAGAAGCAGATACTCAAAAAATTATCGATATAATTAATGAATCTGCATTTACGGGAAGCTTTGGTGATGGAAAAATATTTGTAAGCCCTGTAGATGAAGCGTACACTGTAAGAACAAGATCTGCAGGATTATAATGCTAAAAATTAATTGAAACTAACTGGTGCATTTAATGAAAGAAATAATCGCAATTATCCGCCCAAAAAAGATGACACAAACAAAAGAAGTTTTAAGCGCACTTGGTTTTCCAGCAATGACTGCAAACAGAGTCATGGGACGGGGAAGGCAAAAAGCAATAATCGGAGAAGTATCTTTTGATATTAACAAACCGGAACTCCTTGAAGAAGAAGGAACAATGAGATACATACCAAAGCGGCTTATATCACTAATTGTGCCTGATGAGGATGCTTCTCTTGTAGTTGAAGCTATAATGAGGGTTAATCAAACAGGACAAATAGGAGATGGAAAACTGTTCGTGTGTCCTGTAGATGATGCAATAAGGGTAAGAACAGATGAACGTGGAGAAGAAGCTATTATTTAATAGCAATATTGAATAGGAGCACGCAACGATTTAATAGATTATGATTATTAGGAGATCAAAAATATGCCCTTTAAACTTTTTGAAGTTGATAAAGAAATCCCAGAAAGAGAAGAATTTATTTATGTAAAAGATTCAGCGGATCCAAAGGAACATATCCCTAAATGTAATACAAAGACCGTTCCTGGCTGTATGACTGAGCGTGGATGTGCATTTGCAGGGGTTAAAGGGGTTATAACTGGAGCTGTAAAAGACGTTGTTCATGTTGTGCATTCTCCTGTAGGATGTACCACATACGGTTGTGGAAGTAAAAGATACCCCAGTTCACCTGATCTTCCAAACGGAGGTAAAATTCCAATAGAAAACTTCAACCTGAAATACATTATGGGTACAGACCTTAAAGAATCAGATGTAGTTTTTGGAGGAATGAAAAAACTCAGGCAATCCATTTTAGAAGCATCTAAAGAATTTCCATTTGTTAATGCTATTTACACATACGCAACATGTACAACTGGACTTATAGGGGATGACATGGATGCTGTTGCAAAAGAATTATCAGAAGAAATCGGTAAAGACGTTATAGCATTCAATGCTCCTGGATTTTCAGGCCCTACTCAATCTAAAGGGCACCATGTTGGTAACATAACTCTCTTCAATAAACTTGTAGGTACAAAAGAGCCCCCAGAGACAACACCTTATGATGTGAACTTAATTGGGGAATATAACATAGATGGAGACCTTTGGGTCTTACAGGATTACTTTAAAGAGATAGGAATAAACATACTCTCCACATTCACTGGAGATTGTAGCCATGATGAGATATGCTGGATGCACAGAGCCAAATTAAGCTTAGTAAGATGCCAGCGATCTGCAAATTATATAGCTGAACTTATAGAAGAAAAATATGGCGTTCCATATATTAAAGTGGACTTTTTTGAACTCCAGGGAAAGAAAGTATGGGTATTTTCTGGAGGACCTAAAAACTGGCACCTTCCTGAACCTCTAAAGGAGCATCTGGGAATGGAAACAGTTGCAGTATCTACAATGTTTGAGCACGAAGATGGATATGAGAAGATTAAAGAGCGTGTAGGTGAAGGAACAGTTATATTTGATGATCCAAATTCACTGGAACTTGAAGAAATTATTGAAGATTATAAGCCAGATATAATCTTATCTGGTGTTAAAGAGAAATATATAGCTCATAAATTAGGAGTACCATGCATGTTAATTCATTCATATGAAAATGGGCCTTATATGGGCTTTGAAGGATTTATGAACTTAGCTCAAGATATTTATGCTTCTATTTACAGTCCTGTGTGGGATATGCTGGAATTTGAAGAGGAAGTAGAAGAAAGCGAAGAGGAGGTAACAGAATGAGCTGTGCAAATGTAATAAAAAAAGAGAGAACCTCTGTAATTAACCCTCTTGTAACCTGCCAGCCAATGGGAGCAATGTATGCAGTTTCAGGTATAAGGAGAGGACTTCCATTAGTTCATGGTTCTCAGGGATGTTCTACATTTGTTAGATACTCCTTTTCACGTCATTTCCGTGAACCTTCTGAAATTGCTGTAACATCACTTCACGAAGATGCAGCAGTTTTCGGTGGAAGAAAAAACCTTATATCTGGTATTGAAAATCTTGCAATAAGATTCAAGCCAAATTTAATTGGAGCAATCAGTACATGTTCCAGTGAGATAATTGGAGATGACATGGAAGGTTTCATTAAAGTGGCCAAAGAAGACTTAAAAAAAAGAATGGGAGAAAAAGAGGCAGAAAAAGTAAAGATAGTACCTATAAGTACTCCCAGTTTCGTAGAAACTCATTTTAAAGGCTATGATAATGCAATTAAAGCTCTGGTTGACAACTTAGCTGAAGATCCAAGTGAATCTAATGAAAAAGTTAATATAATTCCTGGAATGGTAAATCCTGGAGATGTAAGGGAAATAAAGCATATGCTTGGTTTAATGGGTGTTGAAGGTATTATTCTAACTGATATATCAGATCCTTTCGATTCACCACTTAGACCATCTACAACAGAAACAAAACCATTCTATCCGAAAGGAGGAACAACAGTAGAAGAAATCTGTGACACCTCAAATAGTCGGGGTACAATCTCTTTATGTGGATATGCAGGTTCTGGTGCTGTATCACTTGAGAAAAAGTATGACGTTCCTGCAGCTGTTGGTTCAATACCTATTGGAGTTAAAAACACTGACCAATTCTTAAGGAATTTAAAGAAATTCACTGGATTGGAGATTCCAGACACAATCTTAGATGAAAGAGGGCTGCTTATAGATTCAATGGCTGACCTTGTATCAAGATACCTATTTGGACGAAAGGTAGCAATATATGGGGATCCTGCTATAACTTCGGGAATTGCTCGATTTGTTTGCGAACTTGGTATGATTCCTTCAATAGTCTGTACTGGTGTTGAAAGCCCAGAATTTGTTGATGAGATGAAAAAAGTAGCTAAAGAATCTGATGGGGCTGTAGATGTCTTGATAAGAAGTGATTTAAGAGATTTAGAAACACATCTACAGGAAAATCCTGTGGATCTTATGATTGGTCATTCTGATGGAAGATTATTCGCTAAAGCACTTGATGTTCCCCTTATACGGGTTGGATTCCCTGTTTATGATAGAGTAGGATACCATAGAGTCCCTATAGTGGGATATAATGGAGGAATTAGTCTCATAGATAGAATAACAAATGCAGTCTTTGAAAAATACTACGATCATGAACACTGGAAGTTACAGCAATAGGCTGAATTCCAAGATAGCTCAAATAATCTCAAATAGCCATTTTAAGAATATGAATTTTGAAATGGCTAAAATTATTATTTTTAAAGCAAATAGGGGTAAAAAATGCGATTTTTTAAAGGTAAAAAAATGCAATCAGCGGTTAAATCTTCAAAAAATTCTGAAAAATCAGATAAAGGTAATGAAAAGGTTACAAATTCATCCAAACTAAATGTGTCAGTAAATAAATCATTAATAAAAGATTTATTTACTGATGAATCATCTTCTGACGAGATAGTTATTGATCCTGTTCCTGAATCAATTATTAAAACTCTGGAATCTCGCCTGGATCACATGTGCGTTAAAAAAAGCGAAGATGGGGGTGGCCCTAGTTGTAACACTGCTTCAGTACCAGGAATAGTCACCCAGAGGTCATGTGTTTACGGCGGGGCTCGAGTGGTCCTAATGCCGATCACCGATGCCATACACTTGGTACACGGCCCTATAGGATGTGCTTCATGTACATGGGACATAAGAGGTAGCCGAACTTCAGGAGAAGATCTGTATAAAACAGGGTTTTCTACCAACCTTGAAGAGAAGGACATAGTATTTGGGGGAGAAAAAAAATTAGCAGATACTATAACCGAACTCAACAACCTTTACAAGCCCGCAGCCATATTTGTCTACTCCACCTGTGTAGTTGGCCTTATTGGGGATGATTTAAAGGCTGTTTGTCGAGAAGCTGAAAAGATCACTAAATGCAGAGTTATTCCTGTGCAATCAGAAGGTTTTAGAAGCTTCAATAAATCATTGGGACACCAGCTGGCATGTGATGCAATGCTGGATTATCTTATAGGTACTGGGGAACTAGACGGTAAGCTGAAGAGTGAAATTAACGCGCAGCCGACCTTAAATATAGTAGGAGAATTCAATGTGGCTGGTGATTTGTGGGCAATTAAACCACTCATAGAAAAGATGGGAGTAAATGTTCTATCGGTTCTAACTGGTGATTCCTGTGTTGAAGATATAGCTAACGCTCATTATGCTGATTTGAACATAGTACAGTGCCAAAAATCATCAAATTATCTGGCCCGGCAAATGGAAGAGAAATATGGCATACATTATCTCAAGGTGAACTTCTTTGGCATAGAAGACACTGCTAAATCACTTAAAATTATTTCTGAGTTCTTCCAGAACCCAAAAATGATAGAAAAAGCTGATGAAATAATAAAAACTGAAATAGCAAATGTAAGATCCGAAATAAGTCACTATAAAAAGAGACTAGCTGGTAAAGGAGTTGCAGTTTATGTTGGAGGTAACAAGGCATGGTCTCTTATTAGGGCGTTTGAAGAGCTAGGAATGAATGTAATAATGACAGGTACTCAAAATGGCCTTCCTGAAGATTACGAGCGAATTATGGAAACAGTTAGCGAAGGAACTCTGGTGGTAGACGATGCTAACTCTATGGAACTATCAAGACTTCTACAAAAATATCAGCCAGATCTAGTTATTTCTGGTGCAAAAGAAAAATATATGACTCATAAATTAGGAATACCCTTCTGTGACTTTAATCATGACCGTATAGCCTCTTTTGCAGGTTTTAAAGGATTTATTAATTTCGCTAAGGAACTTAATCGGGCAGTATCCAGTCCTGTGTGGAAATTTACTCCAAAAAAATATCATGGAATTGTTAAAAATGAATAAAAATACTGATGATGGTATGATCAAAAATTCAAGAGCTTGCGGAGAAATTCACCGGCCAATCCCTAATAAACACTTCGCGGTTATTAATCCCTCCAAAATGTGCCAACCTATGGGGGCAGTTCAGGCTTTGCTTGGAGTTCGTGGGGCAATGCCTTTAATACACGGCTCCCAAGGTTGCAGCACTTACATGAGGTTTCAATTATGCAGGCATTTCAGAGAACCTGTAAATGTTTCTTCCACATCTATGAGTGAAGGAACTGTGGTTTACGGGGGAGAAGCTAACCTTTTAAAAGCTCTGGAGACAATATGGAATGAGTATAAACCTGAACTCATAGGAGTAACATCAAGTTGTCTCACTGAGACTATCGGTGATGACATGGGCCTTATAATTCATAAATTCCGGCAAGAACATCATGATGAGGAATTACCTCCAATTGTTCCCATATCAACTCCAAGCTATGCTGGATCCCATGTGGACGGTTATGACAAGACTATTAAATCACTTATAGAAAATTTAGCATATTCTACTAAGCCTAATGATAAAATTAACATTATAACTGGAAATGTATCGCCTGCAGATATCAGAGAAGTTAAAGAAATTCTGGAACTTCTGGATTGTGAAAGTATAATACTAACTGATAACTCAGAATCTCTTGATGCTCCACATACTGATTCAGTATCATTTCTTCCATCAGAGGGAATCACAGTGGATGAAATAAGAGATACAGCTAATTCAAAGGCTACTTTATCTCTTTGTAAGCACGCTGATTCTGGTGTAAAATTTCTGGAGAAAAGATTTGATATTAAATCCATTTCAGGATTCTTTCCAGTAGGATTACAAAGTACAGATAGTTTTATATCTTCGATTTGCGAGCTTAACGGATGTGAACTTCCAGTTAAACTTGAAAAAGAAAGAGGAAGACTTATTGATGCAATGGTAGATGCTCATCCTTATAATTACGGGAGAAAGGTTGCTATTTATGGCGATCCTGATGTGGTAGCAGCATTAGCTCGTTTTACAGCAGAGTTAGGAATGATTCCAGCTATAGTTTGTACAGGGGCAAAAAGCAACCGTTTCCTGGATGATATGAAAAGTGTGGCAGAAGAAAGCTGTTCATTGCCAGTGGTTCTTGAAGGATGTGACCTTTATGATTTACATCAACAGATAAAAGAGAATCCAATAGATCTGCTCATTGGAAATTCCTACGGTGCTAGAATAGCCAAAGAAGAGAATATACCTCTTTTGAGGATAGGTTTCCCCATATATGATCGTTTAGGTGCCCAGAGAATACCTATTGTTGGTTATAAAGCAGGAATCAGTCTGGTGGATACTCTGGCCAACATAATTCTAGAAAAATACTATGACGAGTCAGGACATGAAATAGAAAGTGAATAGATCAGGAAATAGAGTTAAAAATAACATAATAAAAGGGTAAACACCATGAAAATAGCTGTTGCATCCAATAATGGCAAAAATGTAAATTTACACTTTGGTGACGCTTCCAACGTTCTCATATTCGAGGTTAACGGAAATCAGGTAAATTTCGTTGAACTTAGAGAAAAACCCAGAAAACCAATTAAGGATCATTCTGATAGGTGGATACAATCTTTGGAACTTGTAAGTGATTGTCAAGTGGTTTTATGCAGTAGAATTGGACTAGAACCTAAAGAAGCACTTCAAAATAAAGGAATAGAAGCAATAGGGTCTCAAAAAGAAGTTAGAGATGCAATTAAAGATTATCTTTCAAGATAATGAAATAATTTAAGTTTTGCTTAAATTAGAACAACTTTCAAGATCCTATAAAAACAAGAAACAAGGAGATAAACAATGGTTAAAATAACGGTCGATTATGAAAAATGCGATGGTATAGATTGCGGAGAATGCGTAGATGTTTGTTCAATGGAAGTTCTTGTACTTGAAGATGGTAAAATAGCAATAAAATGCCAGGAAGAGTGTAGCTTATGCGAAATTTGCATAGATGTCTGCCCTAGAGACGCTATAACCTTAGAAGAATAAACATGCCCTTTTCTAATTTACTTTTTCCCTATTTAAAAACAATTATTTTTTATAAATTTAAAGCACATAATTAATATGAGTTGGAGGTAATTTTTTGAAAACAGTAGTTACAGCATG is a window of Methanobacterium sp. DNA encoding:
- a CDS encoding nitrogenase iron protein; its protein translation is MVRKIAIYGKGGIGKSTTQQNTAAAMAHFHDKNIMIHGCDPKADSTRLILGGKMQTTMMDTLREEGEEACTPENVVEAGYKGIKCVESGGPEPGVGCAGRGVITAITIMEMYGEYEKDLDFVFFDVLGDVVCGGFAMPIRDGKASEIYIVASGEMMALYAANNICIGMVKYAEQSGVRLGGIICNSRNVDGEKELLKEFCEKIGTQMIHFVPRDNIVQKAEFNKKSVVEFDEDCNQANEYKTLGEKIIGNDNFVIPKPMTMDELEDLVLKYGLID
- a CDS encoding P-II family nitrogen regulator; its protein translation is MKMIRAIVRPDKAEEVVDSLAEAGYVALTKMDVIGRGKQKGIQVDKIYYDELPKTMLLLVAEEADTQKIIDIINESAFTGSFGDGKIFVSPVDEAYTVRTRSAGL
- a CDS encoding P-II family nitrogen regulator — encoded protein: MKEIIAIIRPKKMTQTKEVLSALGFPAMTANRVMGRGRQKAIIGEVSFDINKPELLEEEGTMRYIPKRLISLIVPDEDASLVVEAIMRVNQTGQIGDGKLFVCPVDDAIRVRTDERGEEAII
- a CDS encoding nitrogenase molybdenum-iron protein subunit alpha, producing the protein MPFKLFEVDKEIPEREEFIYVKDSADPKEHIPKCNTKTVPGCMTERGCAFAGVKGVITGAVKDVVHVVHSPVGCTTYGCGSKRYPSSPDLPNGGKIPIENFNLKYIMGTDLKESDVVFGGMKKLRQSILEASKEFPFVNAIYTYATCTTGLIGDDMDAVAKELSEEIGKDVIAFNAPGFSGPTQSKGHHVGNITLFNKLVGTKEPPETTPYDVNLIGEYNIDGDLWVLQDYFKEIGINILSTFTGDCSHDEICWMHRAKLSLVRCQRSANYIAELIEEKYGVPYIKVDFFELQGKKVWVFSGGPKNWHLPEPLKEHLGMETVAVSTMFEHEDGYEKIKERVGEGTVIFDDPNSLELEEIIEDYKPDIILSGVKEKYIAHKLGVPCMLIHSYENGPYMGFEGFMNLAQDIYASIYSPVWDMLEFEEEVEESEEEVTE
- a CDS encoding nitrogenase molybdenum-iron protein subunit beta gives rise to the protein MSCANVIKKERTSVINPLVTCQPMGAMYAVSGIRRGLPLVHGSQGCSTFVRYSFSRHFREPSEIAVTSLHEDAAVFGGRKNLISGIENLAIRFKPNLIGAISTCSSEIIGDDMEGFIKVAKEDLKKRMGEKEAEKVKIVPISTPSFVETHFKGYDNAIKALVDNLAEDPSESNEKVNIIPGMVNPGDVREIKHMLGLMGVEGIILTDISDPFDSPLRPSTTETKPFYPKGGTTVEEICDTSNSRGTISLCGYAGSGAVSLEKKYDVPAAVGSIPIGVKNTDQFLRNLKKFTGLEIPDTILDERGLLIDSMADLVSRYLFGRKVAIYGDPAITSGIARFVCELGMIPSIVCTGVESPEFVDEMKKVAKESDGAVDVLIRSDLRDLETHLQENPVDLMIGHSDGRLFAKALDVPLIRVGFPVYDRVGYHRVPIVGYNGGISLIDRITNAVFEKYYDHEHWKLQQ
- the nifE gene encoding nitrogenase iron-molybdenum cofactor biosynthesis protein NifE, with protein sequence MQSAVKSSKNSEKSDKGNEKVTNSSKLNVSVNKSLIKDLFTDESSSDEIVIDPVPESIIKTLESRLDHMCVKKSEDGGGPSCNTASVPGIVTQRSCVYGGARVVLMPITDAIHLVHGPIGCASCTWDIRGSRTSGEDLYKTGFSTNLEEKDIVFGGEKKLADTITELNNLYKPAAIFVYSTCVVGLIGDDLKAVCREAEKITKCRVIPVQSEGFRSFNKSLGHQLACDAMLDYLIGTGELDGKLKSEINAQPTLNIVGEFNVAGDLWAIKPLIEKMGVNVLSVLTGDSCVEDIANAHYADLNIVQCQKSSNYLARQMEEKYGIHYLKVNFFGIEDTAKSLKIISEFFQNPKMIEKADEIIKTEIANVRSEISHYKKRLAGKGVAVYVGGNKAWSLIRAFEELGMNVIMTGTQNGLPEDYERIMETVSEGTLVVDDANSMELSRLLQKYQPDLVISGAKEKYMTHKLGIPFCDFNHDRIASFAGFKGFINFAKELNRAVSSPVWKFTPKKYHGIVKNE
- a CDS encoding nitrogenase, with amino-acid sequence MPNKHFAVINPSKMCQPMGAVQALLGVRGAMPLIHGSQGCSTYMRFQLCRHFREPVNVSSTSMSEGTVVYGGEANLLKALETIWNEYKPELIGVTSSCLTETIGDDMGLIIHKFRQEHHDEELPPIVPISTPSYAGSHVDGYDKTIKSLIENLAYSTKPNDKINIITGNVSPADIREVKEILELLDCESIILTDNSESLDAPHTDSVSFLPSEGITVDEIRDTANSKATLSLCKHADSGVKFLEKRFDIKSISGFFPVGLQSTDSFISSICELNGCELPVKLEKERGRLIDAMVDAHPYNYGRKVAIYGDPDVVAALARFTAELGMIPAIVCTGAKSNRFLDDMKSVAEESCSLPVVLEGCDLYDLHQQIKENPIDLLIGNSYGARIAKEENIPLLRIGFPIYDRLGAQRIPIVGYKAGISLVDTLANIILEKYYDESGHEIESE
- a CDS encoding nitrogen fixation protein, which encodes MKIAVASNNGKNVNLHFGDASNVLIFEVNGNQVNFVELREKPRKPIKDHSDRWIQSLELVSDCQVVLCSRIGLEPKEALQNKGIEAIGSQKEVRDAIKDYLSR
- a CDS encoding 4Fe-4S binding protein — protein: MVKITVDYEKCDGIDCGECVDVCSMEVLVLEDGKIAIKCQEECSLCEICIDVCPRDAITLEE